Within Deltaproteobacteria bacterium, the genomic segment AGACGACGCCGGCGCGGAAGTAGGCGAACGGGACGGTGTACTCCCCGGCGCACCGGAAGCAGGTGATCGGAATCTCCCACTCCGCCGGCGCCGGAATGGCGAGCCCGGGCGCCTCGGGCGGCACGGCCACCGGCGCCGGCGGCGCCACGGACGCCGGCGCCGCCGGCTTGGGCGCGGGCGGCGGAGCGGGCGTGGCTGCCGCTGCGGGCGGCGCTCCCGCTGCGGGAGCGGCAGCGCCTTCCTTCTTGAAGCGCGACGGGGCGTCGTCGGCGATGGTCAGCTCGGGGTGCAGCACCCGGGCGCGCTCCAGCAGCACCTCGTGGGTTTCTGGGATGTTCGGGTCCGGCACGCAGCAGTCGACCGGGCAGACCGCCGCGCAGGCCTCGTGGTCGTGGAAGCCGACGCACTCCGTGCACTTCTCGGGCACGATGTAGAAGATGTCGTTCGACACTGGCGGGTGCATCGAGCCGTCGGGTGCCTGCCACTCGACGGCGCCTTGGTAGATGGCGGTGTTCGGGCACTCGGGCTCGCAGGCGCCGCAGTTGATGCACTCGCTCGTGATCACCGTCGCCATCGCCGGAGCAATACCCTGGCCGCCCCGCCCGTTCAAACGGGTCTGGTCCCTCGGCCGAGCCGATGATAGGAGCTGCGAAATGACCAAGACCTTGCTCGTCCTGATCCCCCTCTGCTTGCTGGCGGCGCGCGCGGTCCGCGCCGAGGAGCACCCGGACATGCAAGCTGCCCAGCAAGCGCTCGAGACCGCGCGCCAGCACCTGAAGGCCGCGGGTCCCGAGTACGCCGGGCACCGCGCGAAGGCGCTCGAGCGGGTGAACCAGGCGCTCGAGCAGATCCGCCTCGGCCTCGCCTCGGCCGGTGGGGCCGAGAAGCGGGTGGAGCGGCGCGAGCGCGGGCTCGAGCGCCGCGAGCAGCGCCTCGAGAAGCGCATCGAGGGCACGAAGCAGCGCGAGCAGAATATGGAGCAGCGTTAGCTACGCTAAGCTAGAGGGCGCCCCTTCTTCTCGAAACCCCTTCCGCCAGCCGGGCGCCGACCGGAGCACGATGTTACCGTTGACCGTCGAAGAGCGGATCGCATGGCCAGGACCAGCGCGAAGGATTCCCACAGAAACGCGGAAGGTCGCGTCGGGGCGTACCTGAGACGCTACGGCGTCCCTTTGAGGCCCGTGAGCGTCGTCATCGACACCGATCTGGCGGAAGACACCCTCGCGACCCACCGCCTACCGGCCACGGTGGTGGTGCGCCAGGCCTCGGCACCCGAGTCAGTGGTGGCTCACGAACTGGTGCACATCGCGCAGGGCACGCTCCAGTCGTTCCGCGGCTTCCATCTGCTGTATACCCTCCTGGCAGAGGGGCTCGCGGATTGGGTGGCCAAGCGCCTCTATGCCGAGCACGAGGTTAGATACCCCCTGGGGTACCGCCTGGTCGATCTGCTCGCGCGCGTCGATGAGGCGTCGATCGGGGATCTTCTGCGCCTCAACGATCTGCCGCTCGCGGCGGAGGACGTAGACGCAATTCTCGAGAATCCAGGGTTGCCTCCTTATACGCGCACACTGTTGGGCTCCATGGTGAATCGGATCCGCGACGCCGCGCGGGAGGCATCCACGGCAGGGATCACCGATCCGACCTTCGTCACTCTGGGAGAGGAAGTGAGGGCTTGGAAGTTCCTGCGCGGTCCGGCTTTCGACGAAGTGAGCGGAGCGATCGACCGGGTGCTCACTGAATTCTTCCCGCCGGCGAGCGCCTGATCGGCGCGGTAGCAACGCATCGAACCGCCGCTGCGCCGCCTGGCGACACCTATATCTAAGCGAGAAAGCCGAGCACCGCGTCGGCGAACTCCGCCGGCCGCTCGATCGCCGGCAGGTGCCCGCAGCGCTCGATCACGTGGAGCCGCGCGCCGGGAATGCGCTCGCGGTAGCGCTCGCCGTACACGAGCGGTACGAGGCCGTCCTGTCGCCCCCAGAGGACGAGCGTCGGGGCCGTCACGCGCCGGAGTCGCCCCTCGAGCTTCGGATCGTGCAGGTAGGGGTTCCACCCCACCTTCGCCGCCGCCTCGAGCGCCCGCAGCTGCGTGTAGGCGAAGTCCTCGGGCACGTCGGCGATCGACGTCATTGCGCGCAGCATCTGCGCCAGGGGATGCTCCTCGTCGTGGAAGATCATCTGGGCAACCTCGGGCGGCGTGGAGCCGAAGAGCTCGCCGATCGGCGCCTCGTCGATCCAGAGACCGACCGCGTCGGCCAGCACGAGACGCGCGATACGCTCGGGATAGAGGGCCGCGAGCTCCGCCGCGATCCAGCCGCCGAACGAGGCGCCGACCACCGGCACGGCGCCGAGGCCGAGGGCGCCGAGCAGGTCGACGTAGTGCAGGACCAGGTCGAAGATGCCGTCGACCTGGTCGACGCCCGTCGACTCGGCGAAGCCGGGGTGCGCCGGCAGGTGGACCGTGAACCGCCGGGCGAGCCGATCGTGCGCCTCGAGCCAGTCGACGTCGGCGCCCACGCTGTGCAGGTAGAGGAGCGGCGGCCCGGCGCCCCCGACCAGGAGACGCACGTCCTTGCCCGCCACCCGTACCGTGCGGCGCTCGGGCATCGTCCTCTCCTTCAGGCGACCGGCGCGATCGCCGCGGCGCTCGACTCGGCGCTCATCCCCGTCTCGTCGCGGAGATGGGGCAGCACCTCGGAGGCGAACAGCTCCATGTTCCGGCGCGTCAGGTCCGCCGGCAGCGTCCCGAGCTGGAGGAGGCTCAAGACGTTGCCGACCCCGAGCCACCCGATCAGCTCGGCCATCCGCTCGCGCACGGTGGCCGGGCTGCCGACGATGGCGTACGCACCCTCGACGACCTGCTCCCACGTGCCGACGTTGAGCAGGAACTCGCCGAAGGCGCCCAGCATCTTCAAGGCCGAACGGGGCGAGGTATAGCCGGGCGGGCTGATGTTGATGCCGGGGAGCAGCCGCTTCGCGAAGTACCAGAGGTGCGGCTCGAACTCGGCGCGCGCCTGCGCGTCGGTCTCCGCCACGTAGACCGGCACGAGCCAGCCCATCTGCTCGGGCGAAGCGGTGTATCCCTCCTTCTCACAGGCCTCCCTGAAGTAGTCGAAGTTCTTCTTGAAGACCCGCTTGTGGAAGTACGGGATACCCATGTAGGCCCACCGCCGCCTGGCGACGAAGTCCATCGTCTCGTAGCTCCCAGCGCCCGGGATCCAGATCGGCGGATGCGGCTGCTGCACCGGAGTCGGCCACGGGTTCACGTAGCGGAGCTTGTAGTGCTTCCCCATGTGGACGAAGGGCCCCGGCTCGGTCCAGCAGCGCAGGATCAGGTCGAGCGCCTCGCCGAAGCGCTCGCGGGCCTCGGCCGGGTTGAGGCCGTTCGAGTAGTACTCGGGTCCGCCCCCGACCACCATGCCGGCGATCAATCGACCCCCCGAGATGCAATCGATCATCGCATACTCCTCCGCGACGCGGATGGGCGGGTTGTAGAGGGGCAGCGCGTTGCCGACGACCGCGATCCGCATGCGCACCGTCTGGCGCGCGAGGATCGCCGCGATCAGGTTCGGCGACGGCATGTTTCCGTAGGCATTGGCGTGGTGCTCGTTGACGCAGACGCCGTCGAAGCCGAGCGCCTCGGCGCGGATGAGCTCGTCGAGGTAGCGGTTGTACAGGCCGTGGCCCCGGCGGCCGTCGTAGAAGCTGTTGGGGCACCTCACCCAGGCGGGACCCACGTACGTCTCCGGCAGGTAGGGCCAGGGCATCAGGTGGAACATGAAGAACTTCATGGCGCGAGAACTACGGGCTGCCGCTCCGCGCTGTCAAGGCGGGCCGTCGGAGCTTCCGACACTTCCGGTCTCCGGTGTCGTCCTACGCACGTCGGGGGCCCGCCAGAACGCCGCCGGGGAGCCATCCGCGTCGGCACGGCGCATGCAACGCACACCGACGTATGAGCAGCCCCACCCTTTCTGCCCTGGTCCCGGGCGACCAGGTCACCGACGCGCTCGGAGAGCTCGTCTTGGACGTCCCTCACCGGCGGGCATGGACGCGTCACGTCGGGGAGCTGCGGCTGATGGCGGCCGTCCTCGAGGACGCCCTCAACGTGCTGCGCAAGTGCCCCCGGAGCCGGGCGGGCCGCGAGGCACGCGGGTGGGTCAACTCGCGAGATACCTCCTGGCCGTTCGCCTTCGAGCGCATCTGCGAGGCCTTCGAGATCGATGCCGAGCACGTGCGCCGGCAGCTCGACCCCAAGAAGCCCGTGCGCATGCCGGTGCTGCCGCCCGAGCTGACAGAGCTCTCGGAGACGGGCAGCTGACCCCACCCCGCCCGCGCGCCGGAGCAGCGATCCCCGCCTGAAGAGACGGGCCGCTGCCCGGCGCGCGGTTGCCGACGGCGACGCTACCGCACCGGGAAGATCTTCCCGAACTGCATCATGAAGGCGAGGTCGCCCGACACCTGATACTCGCCGTTCATGAACGCGTCGCGACCGCTCTTCTCGCCGCGCGCAATCGCGAGCCAGAGGTCCGAGTCCATCGTCAGGGTGACCGTCGGCTCGATCGTCCGCCCCGGGAACACACGGCACGCGTTGTCCTTGATGACGAGCGTCCACTGCCCCGGCTCGCGGCCCGAGAGGTCGAAGAGGACGACGGCCTCGACGCCTGCGACCGCCGCCGGATCGAACACCTGCGGGAGCCCCTCGACGGCCGCCGACGCCGTCGTCGGCTGGAAGGTGCTGACCATGCACGACCTCCTGGGCGCGCGAGCGTAGCCGCTCATCCCGGGCCTCGCAAGCCAGCTCCGCGTTCGTGACCTTGCGCACGACGGAGGCGCTGGGTTATCCTCCGCGCCGTGGTCGGGTCGCGTAACGATCGCAGCATCACCGAACGTATCCTGAACGTTCTGCGGCCGTACGCCTCCAACTGGAACGGGACGCTCGGCCGCGGCGACCTGGTGATTCCGCAGCGCGAGATCCCGCGCGTCATCCACGAGCTCCTGGACGCCCTTCATGACGACGTGGCGGCGCGCAAGGAAGCCGGCGACCGCGAGCTGTTCGACGTCCTCAAGACCGGCCGACGCAGCGAGTCCATCCAGGACCAGGCCAATCTCCTCCGCCGGCATTTCCTGATCCTGCTCCGCTAGCTTGGCCGACGCCGAGACCTACCGGCCCTCCAAGATCCTCGGGCTGATGGCGCGGTCGCTGATGCTCCCGACCGCGGCGCCGGCGGGCCCGGGCGTGGCCGCCGAGCCGGCCGGCGGCATCAGCGTCACGTACGTCGGGCACGCAACCGTGCTCGTCCGCCTGGACGGCGCGACGTTGCTCACCGACCCCGTCTACTCCTCGCGGCTCGTCCTCCCGAAGCGGCTGGTCGCGCCCGGCGTCGCGCTCGAGGCGCTCCCGCCACTCGACGTCGTCCTCGTGTCGCACGGCCACATGGACCACCTCGACGTGCCCACCCATCACCGGCTCCCGAAGCGCGGGACCGTCGCCGTGGTGGCCAAGAACCTCTCCGGCCTGGTCGCGGGCGCCGGCTACGCCGAGGTGATCGAGCTCGCGTGGGGCGACTCGACCACCGTGAAGGGCGTCCGCATCACGGCGCTGCCCGTGAAGCACTGGGGCACCCGCTACCTCTGGCCCGACGAGCGCGGCTACACGGGCTTTCTCCTCGAGCACCCGGACGGCACCGTCTTCTTCCCGGGCGACACCGCGTACTTCCCGGGCTTCCGCGAGTACGGCCGCCGTTGGACGATCGACGTGGCGCTGCTCCCGATCGGCGCCTACAGCCCGCCGTCGTTCCGCCGCGTCCACATGAATCCCGAGGACGCGCTGCGGGTCCTCGTCGATCTCGACGCCCGCCACATGGTGCCGATCCACTGGGGCACGTTCGTCGTGTCGTACGAGCCGGTCGACGAGCCGATCGCGTGGCTGGCGGACCTGGCGCGCGAGCGCGGGCTCACCGATCGCGTCGCCGTGCTCCGCCACGGCGAGTCGCGACGATTCCCGGGCACGAGCCTGCGGGCAGGGACATAGGACGCCGCATGCCGTCGGATCCGCTGCGCGGCGCGGCCGCGGTCGTGGGGCTCGGGATCACGCCCCAGGGCAAGGTGTTCGACACCAACGCCATCGGCTTCGCGGTCGACGCGCTCAAGCTCGCGCTCGAGGACGCGGGACTAGGACGCGAAGACCTGGACGGGCTGCTCGTGAACCCCGGCCTCGCCTGGAGCGACCTCGGCATGGGCTCCTTCCAGCTCCAGCAGGCGATGGGGCTTCGCAACCTCCGCCTCTCGGCCACCATGAACCTGGGCGGCGCGACGGCGTGCGCCATGATCCAGCACGCCGCCCAGGCGATCGCGGCCGGGCTCGCGACGACGGTCGCCTGCGTCTTCTCCGACACGCCGCTGAAGCCCCCGGCTCCCAAGGGGGAGCGCACCTCGGGCGGGAGCGCCTACGGCTTCGCGCGCGGCTGGGAGCAGGCCTATGGCTTCTTCGGCGTGAACGCCATGTACGCGCTGGTCGCGCGCCGTCACATGCACCGCTTCGGGACCACGCAGGACCAGCTCGGCGCCGTCGCCGTCGCGCAGCGGCGCTGGGCGGGCCTCAACCCCCGCGCGCAGCTCCGCGACCAGCCGCTCACGCTCGAGGACTACCACCGCTCGCGCTGGATCGTGGAGCCGTTCCACCTCTTCGACTGCTGCCTCGTCTCCAACGGCGGTCTCGCGGTGATCGTCACCGGCGCCGAGCGCGCCCGGAACCTCCGCCGGCCGGCGGTCTACATCTGGGGGATGGGGCAGGGGCACCTCGGCGGCGATCCCTCGGACACGCTCGCCTCGGGAGCCGTCCTCGCCAGAGAGCCGGCCTTCCGCATGGCGGGCATCACGCTCCGCGACGTGGACGTCGTCGAGCTCTACGACTGCTACACGTTCACGGTCATCGTCACGCTCGAGGACTACGGCTTCTGCCCGAAGGGCGAGGGCGGGCGCTTCGTCGCCGAGCAGGTGACCGGCCCCGGCGGCCACCTCGCCGTCAACACGGGCGGCGGGCAGCTCGCGAGCTTCTACATGTGGGGAATGACGCCGGTCTCCGAGGCGGTGATCCAGCTGCGCGGCGACGGCGAGGCGCGGCAGGTGCCGCGGCACGACGTGGCCCTCGTCTCCGGGAACGGCGGCGTGCTCTCGACGCACTCGACGCTCGTCCTCTCGAGGCTGCCGGCGTGAGCGCCGTCCCGAAGCCGCTGCCCCAGATCACGCCCGAGATGGCCCCCTTCTGGGAGGCCGCCCGCCGCCACGAGCTGGTGGTGCAGCGCTGCCGGGGCTGCGGCGCGCATCGCTTTCCGGCGCGCGAGATCTGCAGCCGCTGTCTGTCGCGCGACGCCGGCTGGGAGCGCGTCTCCGGCCGCGGGTCGGTCTTCAGCTTCGCGATCATGCATCAGGTCTACCACCCGGGCTTCGCCGACCAGGTGCCCTACGCCATCGTCGTCGTCGAGCTCGAGGAAGGCGCCCGGGTGCTCTCGAACCTGGTCGACTGCCCGGCCGCCCGCATCGAGATCGGGATGCCGGTGGAGGTGGTGTTCGAGGACGTCGCCGCCGAGGTGACGCTGCCCAAGTTCCGCCCGCGCCGCCGCGACGCGTGATCGTTCAGCCCGCTGATGCCCCGACACGGCCGCACCAATCGCATGATGCTCCTCGTCTTCGGCACCGGCGCCGCCATCGGCCTCCACATCGGCCTCCTGCACTTCATCGTCTGGCGCTCGCCCTGGTGGCTCGCGATCCTCGTCGCCTCGAGCCTCGTCTTCGCCGGCGTCACCTACACCCTCTGGCGCTGGGTGTTTCCCCGCCTCGGCGCCCGCTCGCTGCCCGGCTCGGTCGCCCTCCAGGCGGCCGTGTCCTGCCTCGCCTTCGCCGGGGTCTCGCTCCTGGTCGGCGAGCTCTTCTACTCGCTCGCGGGCCGGCCGCTGTTCGGAACGGCAGGCGGCCACGAGGTCCATCTCACCATCACGCCGCGCGTGCGGCAGATGTTCGTCCTGGTGCCCGTCGTGCCGGTGCTCGTCCTGACGCTCCTCGGCTACCATCAGTACTGGTGGCGCATCCTGGCCTTGCAGAGCCGCGAGCGAGAGCTCGCCGAGCTGGCCGCGACCGCCCAGCTGGCCGCGCTGCGCGCGCAGATCAACCCGCACTTCCTCTTCAACAGCCTCAACTCGATCGCCCAGCTGATCCGCACCGACCCCGACAAGGCCGAGGCCTGCGTCGAGGGCCTGGCGGAGATGCTCCGCGCATGACCAACTACACGCTGCGCGAGCTCGAGGAGCGGCTCGACCCCGAGATGTTCTTCCGGGCGCATAAATCGACCCTCGTGAACCTGAAGCACGTGAATGAGATCCAGCCGTGGTTCGGCGACCGCTACCGGCTCGTCATGCGCGACCAGGCGCGCAGCGAGGTGGCGCTCAGCCGGGTCCAGGCCCGGGCGTTGCGGGCGCGGCTCCGATGGTAGACGACGCCGGCACGCGTCCGCGCCCGTGGCGTCTGGCGGCCAGCGTCGGGGTCTCGGCGATGGCGCACGGCGTCCTCGGCCTGCTCGTCTTCTTCGACGTGCTCGGCGCCGGGGGCGGCTTCGGCCTCGGCGTGGGGCCCGGCTTCGGGATCGGATCGGGCGGGGCCGCGGGCCTCGGCCAGGCGCGGCGGCGGGAGATCTTCTCCCTCGAGGACGTGCCGGAGCCGGTGCCACCCACCGACCCGGCGGCGGAGAAGGCCTTGAAGGAGCTCCTCGCCCCGGCCCGGCCCGAGGCGGTTGCCGTCGTGCACGAGGCGCCGGCCCACCCGACCACCCCCGTCGTGCACTTCGCGCGCCCGGCGCGGCCCCTCGGCTCCGGGGTGGACCTCGGCTCGCGCTTCGCCTCGGCGGGCGCCGGCGTCGGCGGGTTCGGGACCGGCGGGGGCGGCGGCGCCGGCTGGTCGCTCGGCTCGGCGTTCGGAAAGTACGTCGGCGGGCTCCGCAAGGTGGGCGTCGACGTCGCGATCGTGGTCGACGCGACCGGCAGCATGCAGAGCATCATCGACGACCTGAAGCGCCGCATGGACGACCTGGCCGCGACTCTCCAGCGCCTGGTGCCGACGGCGCGCGTGGGCGCGGTCGCGTACCGCGATCGCGACGAAGGCAAGGGACCAACCGGGCCCCGTGAGAGCGAGGACTTCGTGGTCAAGTGGACCGATCTCACCTTCAACGTGAAGAAGGTGCAGGCCTTCTTCAACGGCCTCGTCGCCGAGGGGGGCGGCGACTGGCCGGAGGCGGTGCGGGCCGGCCTCGAGACCGCGATGCGCCAGATGAAGTGGCGGGCCGACGCGAAGCGGGTGATCATCATCGTCGGCGGCTCCCCGCCTCACGCGGAGGACGTGCCGGCCATCCGGAAGCTGGTGAGTGAATGGCACGCCAAGGGCGGCGTCATCAGCACGATCGACGTGAGCCTCCGGCTGCACGAGGAGCACGAGCGGATGATGCACCGCTGGCTGTACGGCGAGGAGCTGAAGCAGGTCTCCCCGCTGCCCGAGTTCTACAAGGAGCTGACCGACAGCTTCGGCGAGATCGCCCACCAGGGCGGCGGCGAGCTGCTCACGCTGGGGCAGGACACCGCCCTGGTGCGCCACCTCCTCGTCCTCGCCTTCGGCCCGCAGTGGGAGAAGGACGTGGCGCGCATCGCCCGCGGCATGTAAGCGTACGGAAGGAGACGCGAAACCGGATGGAGAACGTCAACCTCGACCTCGTCCAGCTGATCCAGCAGGGAGCGATCTCGACCTACCCGCTGCTCGCCTGCTCGATCGTGGTGTTCGGGATCGTCCTCGAGCGGCTGTGGAGCCTGCGCGGCACGGTGTCGTCGACCCTCTCGCTCACCGCGCAGGTGGTGCCGGTGCTGGCGCGCGGCGACCTCAAGGGTGCGGTCGAGCTGGTCGGCCGCCACCGCCCGTGCCCCGCACGCCGGGTCTACGCCGAGCTGCTCTCCGCCTCACCCGAGGCGCCGCTCACCGAGCTCGAATGGGTGGCCGACGAGCGGCAGTTCGAGGCGGTCCAGGGCTGCGGCGCGTATCTCTGGATGCTCGGCACGATCGGCTCGGCGGCGCCCTTCATCGGGCTCTTCGGCACGGTGATGGGCATCATCCGTGCCTTCCACCACATGGCGATCGCCGGCACGGGCGGCTTCGCGGTGGTGGCGGGCGGCATCTCCGAGGCGCTCATCGCGACCGCGCTCGGCCTCGCCGTCGGCATCATCGCCGTGGTCTGCTACAACTACTTCCAGGCGCGCGTCGAGCGCATCGACGCCGCGCTCCGCATCGGCAGCGCCCGCGTGCTGGAGGCCGTCGCCTCGTCGCGGAGGACAAATGGCGTTCTTCGGTAGGGCGCACACGCGCGGTCACATCGTCGCCGAGATCAACGTCACGCCGCTGACCGACGTCTTCCTGGTGCTCCTCATCATCTTCATGATCACCACCTCGGCGATGGTGAAGCCCGCGGCCGACGTCGATCTGCCGAAGGCGGCCGCCAACGAGGAGGAGCCGAAGGGCGTGCTCGTCACGATCACGCCGTCGCGCGAGATCTACGTGAACGAGCGCCCGGTCGCGAGCGACGACGCGACCATCGCCAGCGTGCTGCGCGACACGCTCGCGCGCACGCCGGACAAGGTCGTGATCCTCGCCGGGGACAAGCAGGTGGTCCTCGGCGAGGTGGTCCGGGTGCTCGGGCTCGCCAAGGAGGCGGGCGCGACGGGGTTCGCGCTGGCATCGGAGTGACTCGCCGCAACGCTCTCGGCGGGGAGGCGTTTCTGGCCGCTGCGCTGTTCGCGCTGGTTGCGGGATCGGGACTCGCGGCCGAGGCGCCGGGGGCGCGGGCGTGGTCGGCGGCGGAGTATCAGGCGCGGCTCGATCGGCTGCAGCAGCGGACGAAGGCGTTCTATGAGCTGCTCGAGCGCGGCGAGCGGGAGCGGGCGGCGCCGCTCTGGCCGGAGATCGAGCGCGAGCTCGCGTCGCTCGGTGACGAGCTGCAGGAGCGGCTCGACCAGATGCGGCAGGACGTCATGGACCGGGACGGCGACCTCGAGGAGCTCTACCGGAGCAGCCGGTGGCGGGAGCCGGAGATCATGTCGCTGGTTGTGACCTATCATCTCGCCTGGGTCCGCTATCAGGGGGCGCAGCTCGCCGGCGATGCCGCGCGCCGCAAGGACCTCCTCCAGAAGGCGGTGCGCGGCTTCTCGCAGTTCCTCCTCGTCAACGAGGTGCCGGAGATCTATGCCGAGAGCCTCTACGGCCGCGGCCTTGCGTTCCTCGACCTCGGGGAGACGGCGAAGGCGATCGAGGACCTCGAGGCCGCCACGCAGGCCGGCGCTCCGGCGGTCGCCGCCAAGGCGCGGGGCGCGCTCGAGGAAGCGCGCCGGCGCACGGCGGGCAGGGCGGCGCCGGCCGAGAACGAGCCCGAGCAGCTGCTCGCCCGGCTGGGCGAGCTGGTGCCCCGGGCCGCCGCCGGGGAGACGAGCGTCGAGAAGGATGCCACGGCGCTCGCGCGCGGCCTCGCCGCACGCGGCGGGCCCTGGCCGGCGCGCGTCGAGAGCCTCGTCCTCGAGAAGCTCGGCGTGGACGCGCCGGCGCACATCCGCTCGAGCTGGGGCCTGCTGCTCGTCGCCGAGCTGGACGTCGACCGGGGGCGGTGCGCGGACGTCGCACCGCTGGCCGAGGCGAGCGCGGCCGTGAGCGACGCCGGACGCGTACGCCACCGCCCAGAGCTCCTCTTCCTCGACGCGGGCTGCCGCCTGAACGCCGGCCGGGCGCGCGACGCGGCCGCCGAGTTCGGGACCCTCCTCCGCGAGTCCCCCGACGCGCCCCGCGCGCGCGAGGCCGCGTACTACCGCTTCCGCGCCCTCGACGTCGCGCGCGCCGCCGACCCGGCGCTCGCCGGCGACTACGAGGAGGCGCTCGCGACGTACCTCGCCCGCTACCCGCGGGCCGACGGCGCCGTCGAGGCCCGCTGGCTGCTCGCCGAGCTGCACCGATCCCGAGGCGACTGCGCGCGCGCCGAGACGGAGTACGCGCAGGTGCCCGCCGGGCCGTTCGCGCCGCGCGCGCATCTCGGCGTCCTCGAGTGCCGGGTGGCGGCGCTCGGGGCGGGCAAGGCGCCGCCCGCACGCCGCCACGACGTCCTCGACGCCTTGCGGGCCTTCATCCGCGACACCTCCGCGCGGGGCGCCGACCAGGCGCTGGCTGCCCGCGCGGCGCTCCTCGGCGCGGCGGTCGCCGCCGGGGACACGCCGCCGGACTACACCACCGCGCTCGCGCTGCTCGACGGCTTCGAGACGCGCTACCCCGAGGCGCGAGACTTGCACTTCCGCGCGCTCGAGCTGCGGCTCGGCGCCCGCGTCGGCGCCCGTCGGCTCGACGGCCTGGAAGGCGACCTCGCGCGCTATCTCGCCGACGCGCCGGCGGGGCCCGATCGCCGCCGGACGCTCGCGCACCTCGGCCGCGAGCTCGCCGCCGAGGCCGAGCGGGCAGGACCGGACCACGGCGCTCCCGCCGTCGCGCTCGCGCGGCGGGTGTACGAGACGCTCGCGCGCGAGACGGGCGACCCGAGCGACCGCATCACCCTC encodes:
- a CDS encoding alpha/beta fold hydrolase is translated as MPERRTVRVAGKDVRLLVGGAGPPLLYLHSVGADVDWLEAHDRLARRFTVHLPAHPGFAESTGVDQVDGIFDLVLHYVDLLGALGLGAVPVVGASFGGWIAAELAALYPERIARLVLADAVGLWIDEAPIGELFGSTPPEVAQMIFHDEEHPLAQMLRAMTSIADVPEDFAYTQLRALEAAAKVGWNPYLHDPKLEGRLRRVTAPTLVLWGRQDGLVPLVYGERYRERIPGARLHVIERCGHLPAIERPAEFADAVLGFLA
- a CDS encoding LLM class flavin-dependent oxidoreductase, with protein sequence MKFFMFHLMPWPYLPETYVGPAWVRCPNSFYDGRRGHGLYNRYLDELIRAEALGFDGVCVNEHHANAYGNMPSPNLIAAILARQTVRMRIAVVGNALPLYNPPIRVAEEYAMIDCISGGRLIAGMVVGGGPEYYSNGLNPAEARERFGEALDLILRCWTEPGPFVHMGKHYKLRYVNPWPTPVQQPHPPIWIPGAGSYETMDFVARRRWAYMGIPYFHKRVFKKNFDYFREACEKEGYTASPEQMGWLVPVYVAETDAQARAEFEPHLWYFAKRLLPGINISPPGYTSPRSALKMLGAFGEFLLNVGTWEQVVEGAYAIVGSPATVRERMAELIGWLGVGNVLSLLQLGTLPADLTRRNMELFASEVLPHLRDETGMSAESSAAAIAPVA
- a CDS encoding SCP2 sterol-binding domain-containing protein, with translation MPAEEIGLVLDGLAASAGLEDVEQLAVAGFLARRHVVMKGVQELVDDARDLALRNHQVAAAERPVPVGGVRPQNVQDTFGDAAIVTRPDHGAEDNPAPPSCARSRTRSWLARPGMSGYARAPRRSCMVSTFQPTTASAAVEGLPQVFDPAAVAGVEAVVLFDLSGREPGQWTLVIKDNACRVFPGRTIEPTVTLTMDSDLWLAIARGEKSGRDAFMNGEYQVSGDLAFMMQFGKIFPVR
- a CDS encoding MBL fold metallo-hydrolase; amino-acid sequence: MADAETYRPSKILGLMARSLMLPTAAPAGPGVAAEPAGGISVTYVGHATVLVRLDGATLLTDPVYSSRLVLPKRLVAPGVALEALPPLDVVLVSHGHMDHLDVPTHHRLPKRGTVAVVAKNLSGLVAGAGYAEVIELAWGDSTTVKGVRITALPVKHWGTRYLWPDERGYTGFLLEHPDGTVFFPGDTAYFPGFREYGRRWTIDVALLPIGAYSPPSFRRVHMNPEDALRVLVDLDARHMVPIHWGTFVVSYEPVDEPIAWLADLARERGLTDRVAVLRHGESRRFPGTSLRAGT
- a CDS encoding thiolase family protein; amino-acid sequence: MPSDPLRGAAAVVGLGITPQGKVFDTNAIGFAVDALKLALEDAGLGREDLDGLLVNPGLAWSDLGMGSFQLQQAMGLRNLRLSATMNLGGATACAMIQHAAQAIAAGLATTVACVFSDTPLKPPAPKGERTSGGSAYGFARGWEQAYGFFGVNAMYALVARRHMHRFGTTQDQLGAVAVAQRRWAGLNPRAQLRDQPLTLEDYHRSRWIVEPFHLFDCCLVSNGGLAVIVTGAERARNLRRPAVYIWGMGQGHLGGDPSDTLASGAVLAREPAFRMAGITLRDVDVVELYDCYTFTVIVTLEDYGFCPKGEGGRFVAEQVTGPGGHLAVNTGGGQLASFYMWGMTPVSEAVIQLRGDGEARQVPRHDVALVSGNGGVLSTHSTLVLSRLPA
- a CDS encoding Zn-ribbon domain-containing OB-fold protein; this translates as MAPFWEAARRHELVVQRCRGCGAHRFPAREICSRCLSRDAGWERVSGRGSVFSFAIMHQVYHPGFADQVPYAIVVVELEEGARVLSNLVDCPAARIEIGMPVEVVFEDVAAEVTLPKFRPRRRDA
- a CDS encoding LytTR family transcriptional regulator, producing the protein MTNYTLRELEERLDPEMFFRAHKSTLVNLKHVNEIQPWFGDRYRLVMRDQARSEVALSRVQARALRARLRW
- a CDS encoding MotA/TolQ/ExbB proton channel family protein, which translates into the protein MARQGRRHQHDRREPPAARGARADDAPLAVRRGAEAGLPAARVLQGADRQLRRDRPPGRRRAAHAGAGHRPGAPPPRPRLRPAVGEGRGAHRPRHVSVRKETRNRMENVNLDLVQLIQQGAISTYPLLACSIVVFGIVLERLWSLRGTVSSTLSLTAQVVPVLARGDLKGAVELVGRHRPCPARRVYAELLSASPEAPLTELEWVADERQFEAVQGCGAYLWMLGTIGSAAPFIGLFGTVMGIIRAFHHMAIAGTGGFAVVAGGISEALIATALGLAVGIIAVVCYNYFQARVERIDAALRIGSARVLEAVASSRRTNGVLR
- a CDS encoding biopolymer transporter ExbD, whose protein sequence is MAFFGRAHTRGHIVAEINVTPLTDVFLVLLIIFMITTSAMVKPAADVDLPKAAANEEEPKGVLVTITPSREIYVNERPVASDDATIASVLRDTLARTPDKVVILAGDKQVVLGEVVRVLGLAKEAGATGFALASE